Proteins encoded together in one Macadamia integrifolia cultivar HAES 741 chromosome 8, SCU_Mint_v3, whole genome shotgun sequence window:
- the LOC122086330 gene encoding uncharacterized protein At1g66480: MGNTIGAGRRIAKVMTIDGETVKFKTPLKVGEVTKDYPGHVLIESEAVKHFGVRAKPLEPQQDLKPRRLYFLLEKQKFPQQEKNVLQRKVRPGVKMSAKERMESLMLTRRATSDLSSVKSKTLVNDAGMVRVKLRLPKSELSKLMDESQDAKEAAEKIMDLCITKTGMSSSDEHEEDDMYTKSGPLLGYDSNDDTESGPLRPHGVWKPALDSIKEGSNKPRREKKVKFLPVKDEEEVE, translated from the exons ATGGGGAATACAATAGGAGCAGGAAGAAGGATAGCGAAGGTGATGACCATAGATGGCGAGACTGTTAAGTTTAAGACGCCATTAAAAGTAGGGGAAGTAACCAAAGACTACCCAGGTCATGTCCTAATAGAATCAGAAGCTGTGAAGCACTTTGGCGTTAGAGCAAAGCCTTTGGAACCACAGCAAGATTTGAAACCAAGGCGACTCTATTTCCTCTTGGAGAAACAAAAGTTTCCTCAGCAAGAGAAGAATGTTCTCCAGAGGAAGGTGAGGCCAGGGGTGAAGATGAGTGCTAAGGAAAGGATGGAAAGTCTCATGTTAACCCGACGGGCGACGTCGGACTTGTCGTCGGTGAAGTCGAAGACTCTTGTGAACGACGCCGGCATGGTGAGGGTGAAATTAAGGTTACCCAAGTCGGAGTTGTCGAAGCTGATGGATGAGAGCCAAGATGCAAAGGAGGCGGCGGAGAAGATTATGGATCTCTGTATCACGAAGACCGGGATGAGCAGTTCGGATGAGCACGAGGAGGACGATATGTACACCAAGAGTGGACCTCTCCTTGGCTACGACTCCAACGATGACACCGAAAGTGGGCCTCTGCGGCCGCATGGCGTTTGGAAGCCGGCTCTTGATAGTATCAAAGAGGGTAGCAACAAGCCCCGCCGCGAG AAAAAGGTGAAGTTTTTGCCCGtcaaggatgaagaagaagtggAGTAG